ACGACATTAAACCAGggttggctaccgattcgaaacgACTAAAAGGTAACGGCAACgctaatttgaattatttttgtaatttagcGGTAACGTTATATTCTGTTCGGTAAGgttattttaatgataacggtaattgcatcctgaattaaattaaatactaaataaaaatttccaaaaattaaaaattagttttattatttctgaaataaaaaaatatttttataatttacgcTTATATTGGTAACAGTATTTTAGCGATAACAGTAGTAGAGCTGAAAGGGTATTTTAGGGGTAACGGTAGCCAACATTGCTTTAAACTGATTATTTAACTTTCAATTCAGATGAAAACTCGACTAAAGCTAGTTTTTTCAATGTATTTAATTAtccaaattgtataaaatatgtaaaaccatttcatttcaattccaTCTTACAGAGCTGTTAATGAAGACGATCCTTTTACACGCATGAAACTAGTTGTACAATGGTATTTATCTGGTTTCTATAAGAAACCCAAAGGTCTTAAGAAGCCCTACAATCCCATATTGGGCGAAACGTTCCGTTGCTATTGGGAACATCCGAATGGCAGCCGCACTTATTATATAGCCGAGCAGGTCTCGCATCATCCACCGGTTTCGGCCTTCTACGTTACAAATCGCCAAGAAGGTTTCTGCATCAGTTGTTCCATCTTGgccaaatcaaaattttacggCAATAGCACTTCGGCGGTGCTAGAAGGTGTGGCTACGTTAACTCTTCTGCCAAGAGGAGAGAGTTATACGCTAACCACACCTTATGCCCACTGCAAAGGTATTCTCATGGGTACGCTCTCCATGGAATTGGGTGGTAAGATTAATATCGATTGTGAGAATACTGGTTACAAGACGGAGCTCGAATTCAAGCTGAAACCTTTCTTGGGCGGTTCCGATAGTACTAATATTATTGCTGGCAAAATAAAATTGGGTAAGGAAACGTTGGCTACCATTAGCGGCCATTGGGATGGTGAGATGCGTATAAAAGATGgcaaatctggagaggattctATGCTGTTTGCGGCTAGTCGTGATACGATGAAAAAACGTTTATTACGTTATGTGGTACCACTTGAGTCTCAGATGCCAAATGAATCCGAACGCTTGTGGAATTTAGTATCGGCTGCCATTGGACGTGATGATCAAGTGGGTGCTACCGAAGAGAAAACGGTACTGGAGGAACAACAACGTACTTCGGCTAAAGAGCGTAAAGCAACATTTGCCGAATGGGAACCGGCACATTTCCAACAAGATTTAATTACAGGCAAGGTAAgctaaattttcagttttattcacgagacatttctttaaaatatagttattttttaaatctattttaaaGTGGATTTACAAATACGCTGATTTAAGGCCCTGGGATCCTCGGAATGACGTCAAACAATACGAATGGGACTATAAAGTATTAACTAAAACTAGACACCAGGCACCAATGGTACGCACCGCCAGCATCGTGAGCGTAGATCCAAGACAATCATCAATGGTAATTATGAAGGctaaacgtaaaaataaaactgcttCACCTTTGGCCAGTAATGATCCAAATAATTCGGATTCCAGTCAATCTCACGATGACTTTACTATATGTGATCAACCTGTCTCATCGCAAACTATAAGAAAGTAAGCGACATAACAAATGAAactataaacaaaaactaatattagCATAACTAAAATTATTCTTTATAGACTTATGTTGGCTGTGGATCAGGTTAATAAATCTTTAGATGATCATAAGCGACAATTGGTGTTGATCAATTCGAAATTGGAACGTTTGCAATATGCACCACATAATACCAACACACAAAGCCACTCATCTTCGTTGTTGGGCGCCCTGCCCCAATCGATGTTGATTCGAGCTTCAGCTTATGCATTTGCAGCATTATTAGTAAGCCTTTGCCTTAAGTGGCTTTTATATTAGTTAACATgtgcaaaaataatattataattcaTGAATACCTTTAATAACTAAAAGAACTTTTTCTAAgtctaaacaaaatatataaaatataaacagaaacaaattataaatattatatacatatgtatatttttgcatTATTGGTATTAcccatttgtttatttttaattgatttctCAAGTTtggtttaatactttttaattagaaaaatctaATATGTATTTCGTTGTTATATTATAATTGgacttttgataaaaaaattagacaaaaaaataatataaaattttttactacataatttttttaactgtGTTCTCTCCTTTCTTactgttttaatataaatatatactcGTATAATTCagtgtatgtaatgtatgtaaattccttattttgtttatttattctattccaatttagttttaagtaaaggtttttattaattactttcttaaaaagaaaatttataataatttaaaatgaaatgtatgtaaattaattttGCATTATGCAACTATCACTCTATCTATATATGTACTATTCCtcttatctcagccattttaattaaaacaataacattttttgaaattataaatgcactgcacttttaaaaaaaaatattaataattgagcctctgttttttataataatcaatatttaaagaaacatatttgtttaaaatgtatatttactaaAGCAACATTTAATGAAAactattgtgtaaaaaataaaaaatttaattatttactttatttcaaaaagtttaaaaagaaatttctttaataaattacatttccatttaaattgaaaatagtgTGTTTTTATTTGTGTTGATTTAGATTTTGGTCAGCTTCAAATCTGTAAGTaagtagttttttataaaatttactggGCATTAGCTTTATATAATTATGAATACATTAACACAACACTCGAGAAATTTGGAAACCGAATAGGTAGtcggaaaatttatgttttgatgTTACAGTTCATCGAAACATCCCAGGAAAAGAGGTATTAGTTCCACACCTAGTTCTTGAATACAtgcaatgattttttttgaaattgtcacCTCCAGAACTGGTTCTAAAGAAGGGTTGCGAAGCTACTACACGTCATTAAGAATGGTTCTTGAACCAGTTCTTAaatcaatgatttttgtttgaaaaaaaaaacggaactAGTTTCTATTGTTTAGACTGAGACGAAATATTATGGTAATTCTAACAGTGCTCTGCAGCGCCTATCTGCAACTGCTGCCGCTTTTTTTACACTGGCatcttccagtagcttcatgaattatcttaactagaatgttctatttctagagcttttaacAGCTTCAATGCTGCTATCATGCTTTAACATTTAGTGTTACCATACTTTCAAACAATATATGCGTGCGTAATAACTgcgtgctatcaacattgttgataagtagaagcttctactgatggacatgtttataaacatcatGAATGTAGCAagaccgttaaatttaaattaatgcaaaacaacgtatcatcaaaaaattcgaaattgattttattattgattacgactCACCACATCATATTACATACAAAATGCAAAATATAGTATCATCAAGTAcacgattttcttaaacaaaataacgtagaAGTATCctaattcggctgtgccgaatcttatatacccttcaccaaattatactttaaaataaatttttttaaatatttttaggtaaacaaaatttatttttttttcgaaattgttttttaattttttttaaaaaaaagtttgtttcaaattttttcaaaaattttttttaaaattttttttttttgacaaaaaaattttttgaggaaaaaaaaattcgggtcaaaaaatatttttcccgattttgacccattgtaggtccaacttactatagccttatctacatcgttgcaatggactttgaaatatctatcattagatatccatattgtctatattaatgacttagtaatccacatatagatcaaaaataggtaaaaaatcgaggttgtcccggttttttgctcatatctccgttatttatggacggattttgctgattttaaatagcaaacttctcgaaagcatgtctgacagaattattgaagatttggatcccgaagatatctggggtcttcagaaaattgatttcaactaacagacagacagacggacatagcttaatcgactccgccttagaaattacaaacggaatgataaacttataaatacccttctcacgaaggtgaagggtataaaaacactgtGTGCACTGCTTCATTGTGACCTGAAATCACATTCCATTAACTCATTGTATATTTACTCTTATTGTCATATGCTGTCTCTCATTCTATactctgttgtttttgttttgtcgtTGGTTGTTATTGTTCCACATTCACACTCAttcgttttgtaaataaatgccCAACGATCTGAAGTAACTGTTGTGCTGGTGAATGTCTTGAGTAGCatatgaatgtgcttgtgcagcctTTAGTAGCCACTACACTATCACGAAAAgggtctcaaatgtggttttcgagatgaaagagtattcggaatacgttgaaatttttacagtagatagatattgatgttgttagttgatttcttgcaaaaagtgaaattttaaaaattttgagttaatacagtattgttgagcgagtgcgatatgtacgtatgtatatgaaatgagttattttagaatatgtGAAGAACTGTAATTGCAATTGTAAATTTCTTTGACACCAGTGTCTGCTGCTACGCTAAAGAGGAACTGAACAGTGGGCGTGGCCCTTCCCATACTAAGTGAATATTTATTTTCGGGTGTCTGAATAACTACCCATTGTTCCTTCTTGGGTTCAAAATTGACGAGTTCGGAACAATACATGTATTGTATAAATTGTATTGGATACATGTATTGCAAAATTCGCTTTGAAATTAACGTTGAAATGTTTACAGTAGAtaaatattgatgttgttagatGATTTCctgcaaaaagtgaaattttaaaaattgtgtgttAATACAGCATTGTTGAACGAATGCGATATGCGTATTTATacgaaaaaaattcgaattaatttttttcaaggcacattttttaaaaagaaataaacgtTTTTAAACGGTTCCAAAAATCTGTTTCGGAACTAATAAATctgtggacttttgacaaaacaacttaccttagaaaacaacttaagtggaattttaaattttttcaggagaacgtaaaaactgttgaattgatcgaatattttaaatcgttaataactgcATACATACTGCGATTTCAGAGAAAATATGATTGGGCGTTAATTTTTCTACCATGTGTTCGATCGAACCTATTGatagagtattttttttatacataagtcctttttgccaaaaaaaatttggtagctatgaaatgtttatatatttcgAGAATAATTTTTTGACCTAATGCCaatttaaaggtatttatatgAAGGATTTGTACAAATTTTACCCAAATAGTGACCCAAATTGGTTAAATAAGTTAATAAGTTGTTAGCAGTAGTCCCTAAAAACAATTGCTATCATAAGGAATAATTAATTATTGTGCTTTTGTCTAATATATTTAGTTGAAATACGAAGAATCTGGAAAATTCGTATAGTTTTGTGAGGTAATTTTTCACACCTGTTTTGCAAAAAGTTCAAAGACTTTGGTGTAAAGctgattaataaaaatttttaaattgtgcaATATATCtttaatattctatagaaagtatGTATTACAAATTAATTAGTACAACATTATAATAACGTCTAAAATTGTGTTGAGTTTCATAGTATAACAGAATTCGTGAAATGAATACATACAGtgtatgtatacaattttttaaaattaaaaatttctaacaataatcaatttttttttaaatacaattaacgATTTCATACATACTTTTGATATAATTACACATACCcacagcctcaaaagtaagtaaacaccagcgatttttttgatttttttaagatcatgaaaatcaaccgaaaccgaatctattattcaacccaatctccaacaaaccgaaactttaaaattttaatcgatggataaattttaggattttcattatcttaaaaaaaaacaaataatttttggtgtatactcacttttgaggctcactgtacatATTGAATTCGTATCTGGGATGGAATTTTCTAATCCGTTTCTTTGGATTTTGTATGCTTTAGACaatgtattgttacgaaattgtacttcaattcaaatataacgattttaacggctgatttaaaagttgcataatgctttcaaatagcagtgccccgcagactgtaacatatctgtgggcattattaacattgaataatagctttcagttgaccattgatcgtaagtatggcaacgctgtttgctgcgaccgtatattcgaattcgaatattcagttaaagaacattgtagaaagtacaccacagatggcgtatgtattagaaagctctagaatatacgagctttgacagttaaagagcaatctagagtgcagatggcagtgttataaatagtggaagAGGTTGCattcgtgagtgagtttatcagagacgctgtTCGAATAATCATcgactgagtgccttaaagtgtgctgtatttttcaagtgaattcgtgtacattataaagtgtgtctgtatttctgcgaatttataaacgtgtataaaaaagcactgagtgactatttaattctgtttttgtacattttaaataaataaagagttgttacaattttcaaactactaaacggcttttatttgcaatcaaaagtatccggtttatttaaaataaaccaacattttgaaaagtgtaaaacgtaacagtattttgaaaatgttttctttcaaatcgaattacacaataaaaaaattatgtcatcattttattgtaattatttttcagCTGTTTTTAGAATTCtgtaataattgaaaaataatttttttcagtttagaCAGCAACGATATTTCGTATTAAagtttcaaaactatttaatcTTGATGCTAGAATAGATGTTTTTGGGTGTTGCGTaagcaataatttatttaaggtTGCTTTAGACaatgtattttgaaaatgtttactttctaatcgaattacacaataaaaaaTTGGACCCTAAAACACGCGAAGTTATGTCTccattttattgtaattatttttcatagtgtttttagaattatgtagtaattgaaaaatatagacCGCAACGATATTTCGCATTAAAGTTTCAAAACTATTGAATTTTGTCTTAaactaagttattaaaattactttctgtaattgaatgaaacatattatttagtaaaaataattcGTGAatgttttgaacatttttaattaagtgTTACcgaaactttttaaaaagctcTAAAAATCATCGAGCACTGACGCAATATTTAAAAAGCACTAAAAAAGAGCAGAAAGCACTGAGTgtacattgaaaataatttgtttaaaaaatctatttatagtTTTCTTTGATAGGAGTTGTGAAGCTAACCGGGTTTGCTAGTTTGTTATTGAAAGTGATTACATTTAAATTAGATCAAGGCTATCTATTCGAAACGGTAAAAAGGGaacgctaatttggattatttcggtaacgatatTTTAGCGATAACGGTATGTAATTTCAGTTATTTCGGTAAAGGTAGCTTAGCAATATCGGTAGTTGAACTGAAAGGGTATTATAGGAGTAACAGTAAACAAACTTGAATTAATCTTTAGATAGTTTGATTCAAAATAGATAAAATGAATTGCCGGCTTTTAGGcgcaaattttaaatgtgctTGCACGCTATTAGAAAAGCACAGCTTCACTATTTAATTACTAATTACtactttaagcaaaaaaaaataggcAAGGGTTCTCATGTAACAAGTCTGTtgtatcttttaaataaaagaaaaaaattattcgttttttcctaaaaaaaaatactaatcgTAATTCCGAGCTCTATAGACTCCAATAAATGCTATATGAGAACCCCTGCAAATTTATGCAAGAATTACATTCCAGGAAATAAACAGGATTTACATCACTTTttgacaatttgaaaaattcaatgttaaaaataagaaaaggcaAAAAACTCCCaggatatttttttcataattgggctgaatatctCGTAGATTTTGCCTTCACGCGATTATGATTATGCTTTCAGACTGTATCTTGTAGACTTTCTAAAATCTAAATGTGATGTAAGTAGTGATTCCGTCACTATTGTAACTGGATGATAAATGTGATTTACCattaaattaacaacaaatttagtaGCATGATTTCTGTGCATTGAATACTTGTAAAAATTGTAtgaatgttaaagtgattttcggaagtgagccttatatggggctATGACTATGGGTGCGTTCGTAAATTCAGTATGATTGCGTTACTGcagcaaattaaaagtttagcgttcgaaaaagtatatttgcaattattgctttacgtcaaacgttttttaatgcaaattgtttGCAGTGATCCCGGAAATTTGTGCAACCAATGCATCATTAATTTCTATGTTGCAAAAGTTTGCAGGTCGTGGCATCAGTGATGCACAAATTTAATGCATTTAAGAACACACACTAATTATGTTCagatcgtcataaaattaggtgccATGATCTGTGTAcctatgaaacttatttgtgttgaattttatttggatttggATACCAActtatttaagatatttatgcgcATTACACTTTGGAAAGTGTAACTTATATGGGATCTATTATTGACcgatacacaatttttttttcataaattcaaaACCAAGCCCATATGGCTTATATACTACACAAGAAcaataatacttttaaaattatcgaAAGTTTTAGGAGAAATTTGTTTGGATACCTATTTAAATCAGATATTTAtgacgttgctcataactttttttttcaatttgtatatttttaagttgcctaataagagttattctaaagaatatatttttttcgttgctcataactcaaaAGAAGTTTCTTTCGCCACCTTGGTTGCATTTTATTAGTACATACATTGAATTTAACCttcaacaaaatacgcaaagcagaaAATGTTATTTCAACAGAAAGCCGTTTAGCCGGCAGTGCGTAGACAATATgtaccaatttatttaaaaattgcaaaagtatcctttttctcttcctaatattgcaagaaatcggcttctacgtccagtctcataggtttaaagctctctatttcagctatagctgctaataactctcgcgatgtattgcctttgtcatcttcagaagataaatccacttcaagttctctaattgatgttccgaacaacgatgacgtatttagattcgtcgattcgtcaatcagaaaatcggatattggttgaagtggagatacttcagctgaagttaaatcgaaaataaaagttatgagtaacgaaaaaaaatatttattataaataactcttattaggcaacgcaaaaaaatataaatcggaaataaaagttatgagcaacgaaaaaaaatatttattatgaataacacttattgaaaagcaaaacttattttcattgagaactattatttaaagaaacaaaaatttatttttacaatataacagttattggtaaatttttttagatatttcttataacagttatgtctctgttttgcattttagttgACGATAcgtaatataaaatttacataccattttatacaaattttaaagaattgttaaaaactaatgaaaaatatagatcatagaagttatttataataacaaatattatcaAGATGTCGTTTGTAAAATATGACTTCCTTTATTGTTTGCTGGGATATTCATTGTTTTAGTCAATTAATTGAAGCTAATTAATTAAACTCGATCTTTTTCATCGCAAAGAATCGAAAAAAATACTCACTTTTAATTTTCGACAAACTTACAAATAAATGAATAGTTATGTTGTAAacatactttatttttaaacgtttattataatttttatatacttttttttatttttaagtacattatcaattattgttgttgttgttgtttttcaaaaaattcaacgtataaaaaaatcattacaaaaaaaattatacatgatAAAATactttctatatatatttttttcttttaaatttttatttttccatagttttgttttattaattttgcaattattttgtttatattttcatattttcgttCAATTTACTCTGATGTTTTATGGTATGATTTTTCCGCATAAATCTATGCTATAGTAGTATGTAGTAGTAGTTACTAACACGTGTAcgttaaaaataagtttaaaattaaatagttttgtttaaaaagaagGTTGATAAAAAGCAAagcttatttaatttaaataaagtagggaaataactaaaatattgtataaaaaaagtaatttaaagagaaaactttattaaattaaagcaaaatatgAATAAACTTAAACAATAAGTTCATTTAAAggaattataataatattattaagaCAGCAACAGAATAGGAGAAGGAAAGTAATGTTTAACAccctgtatttatttattttttataatagtatttaatttttaatttattattacacaAGAAGAGAGCAATCTTTCAATTAACTctaagagttttttttatgtatgtatgtagagtTTTGTAGAGTATGGCTGCACAGCAGTTTGTGTCTTAGAAAGAGAAGAAGGAGCTTCTTTTGTATACCCTAGatagttttttttgtgtgtttaattgtttttgttttgtctcTGCGGGGAGAGGAAAGAGATTTAGTTTAACGAACATCAAAACTCTAAgcctaaaatttagtttttagttttaacgAATTTCTAAGAAAttcttctaaagaaaaaacagtAACTTCTATTTTATTAAGAAGATATTTTGCTTCTtaacttttgttgtttttcgtttttgttcTAAAGATAGCATGTAtagtatgtttgtttgtttgtatgaattTCTGTTTTCTAGGAAGGTGGCGAGAGGATTTGTGAcaagaaatatttttgatttatccAAAGTAAACATAAAAcggtttaattttgtttaaaattaattcttatagaattaattgcaattggaaaataattttaaaattaaattttaaatttgtttatgttttaaatccTGTATGcacgtatgtatgtttgtttgtgtatGTATGTCGTTAGAATAAATATGCAATTTACATATAATTTCAttgttatatttacaaaattaaacgaTTTCCAACTGCAGCAACAAGGATATAATAAccatctaaacaaaaaaagtaaatgaaaaatgtcaaCAAACAAATTCATAGAATCAATAACTTTTGTTTAATACGAACCCCCCGCGCCTCCCTCCTCCTTAGCGCAAATCGTACGTATAGTATTTATGCGTGAAGTTAGATGAGTGTGTGATTGAATGAGATGTTATTGTGTTTCTGTGAAATTGAAAGAAGTTTTTAGTATGATTCTTCTCCTTCGACTCTGCCTCAGCCAGTATGAATACGTACATGATTTGTTAGTGTACTTTTTTGTCTAAATTGCTTAGGACAATAGGAACAAGCATAGGGCTTCTCGCCCGTATGTATTTTCATATGATTATTTAGTGTGGACAATTGTCTGAAATGACTTTCgcatattttacatttatagGGCTTTTCACCGGTATGGGTCTTCAAGTGATTTGTTAGTGTACTCTGCTGGGAGAAAGTCCGGCGGCAGACACTGCACATAAATGGACGATCAGGACAACT
The nucleotide sequence above comes from Calliphora vicina chromosome 1, idCalVici1.1, whole genome shotgun sequence. Encoded proteins:
- the Orp8 gene encoding oxysterol-binding protein-related protein 8 isoform X2, which encodes MKFFLGIANWASDSRDKYDGNQTDKTSTDTSKLNRKESYKAQRKNYRREKKRVASELLNSLQDPAVIVLADWLKVRGTLKSWTKLWCVLKPGLLLIYKSPKTKSSHWVGTILLTSCQVIERPSKKDGFCFKLFHPLEQSIWAPRGPDKETIGAVTQPLPTAYLIFRAPSQAAGKCWMDALELSLRCSGLLLRSNSTPGTNQVTGTVEASISHETQWSEADYEKHFDDQDLDGDSQNEAPTGIMSGIDTDSDSDGNDIIGIDNQLQQIDNEEEPIETPYIPMPEEEINTQSGEQVEELAEENKSLIWCLVKQVRPGMDLSKVVLPTFILEPRSFLDKLSDSYYHADILSRAVNEDDPFTRMKLVVQWYLSGFYKKPKGLKKPYNPILGETFRCYWEHPNGSRTYYIAEQVSHHPPVSAFYVTNRQEGFCISCSILAKSKFYGNSTSAVLEGVATLTLLPRGESYTLTTPYAHCKGILMGTLSMELGGKINIDCENTGYKTELEFKLKPFLGGSDSTNIIAGKIKLGKETLATISGHWDGEMRIKDGKSGEDSMLFAASRDTMKKRLLRYVVPLESQMPNESERLWNLVSAAIGRDDQVGATEEKTVLEEQQRTSAKERKATFAEWEPAHFQQDLITGKWIYKYADLRPWDPRNDVKQYEWDYKVLTKTRHQAPMVRTASIVSVDPRQSSMVIMKAKRKNKTASPLASNDPNNSDSSQSHDDFTICDQPVSSQTIRKLMLAVDQVNKSLDDHKRQLVLINSKLERLQYAPHNTNTQSHSSSLLGALPQSMLIRASAYAFAALLVSLCLKWLLY